A single Amphiprion ocellaris isolate individual 3 ecotype Okinawa chromosome 1, ASM2253959v1, whole genome shotgun sequence DNA region contains:
- the LOC111572293 gene encoding chromodomain Y-like protein 2: MASGDLYEVERIVDKRRNKKGKWEYLIRWKGYGSKEDTWEPEHHLLHCEEFIDQFNSLRLHSHKRPKVPKSRGEPLIAGHPSATESSRARSEARKKKRTCGPAVGVRVGGVLGLGGGSGPTQRQRKVGVGPGKHALGDRMSKAMTYKAPPPGGPHFVPPLRVPHNGLQNGEMEPLVYRTAARSHRLPSDRGDGEVGHVDTTGPQFTTELGSPLANGKMHLHSSVKRKLAEDKGYVFDKRLRYNVRQNESNCRFRDIVVRKEEGFTHVLLSSQTTDNNALTPEIMKEVCRALGNAAADDSKLLLLSSVGTVFCSGLEPSYLIGRLSTDRRKESSRIADAVRDFVLAFIHFKKPIVVAINGPALGLGASILPLCDVVWASERAWFQTPCAALHLTPSGCSSYTFPQILGVALANEMLFCGRKLTAQEACSRGLVSQVFWPTTFNQEVMLRVKEMASCNAVVLEESKCLVRSILMSILEEVNEKECQMLKQLWCSTKGLEALFSYLHNKTYEK; the protein is encoded by the exons GTGGAGCGGATCGTGGACAAGAGGCGAAACAAGAAGGGTAAGTGGGAGTACCTGATTAGGTGGAAAGGCTATGGAAGTAAGGAGGACACCTGGGAGCCGGAACATCACCTACTGCACTGTGAGGAATTCATCGACCAGTTCAACAGTTTGAGACTGCACTCACACAAACGACCCAAAGTCCCAAAAAGTCGTGGGGAGCCCCTCATCGCCGGACACCCGTCTGCAACAGAAAGCTCCAGAGCTCGGTCCGAGGCCCGAAAGAAGAAAAGGACTTGTGGTCCagctgtgggggttagagtagGAGGTGTTCTTGGGCTTGGTGGGGGATCAGGACCGACTCAGAGACAGAGGAAAGTGGGTGTAGGACCAGGGAAACATGCTTTAGGTGACAGAATGAGCAAAGCCATGACATACAAAGCTCCACCACCAGGTGGGCCTCACTTTGTTCCTCCATTGAGGGTTCCTCATAATGGACTCCAGAATGGAGAGATGGAGCCTCTTGTCTACAGGACAGCAGCGAGGTCACACAGACTGCCCTCagacagaggagatggagaagtgGGACACGTGGATACCACTGGACCACAGTTCACCACTGAGCTAG GCTCCCCTCTAGCCAATGGAAAGATGCATCTGCACAGCTCAGTAAAGCGGAAGCTGGCCGAGGACAAAGGCTACGTGTTTGACAAGCGGCTCAGGTACAATGTGCGACAGAACGAGAGCAACTGTCGATTCCGAGACATTGTGGTCAGGAAGGAGGAGGGCTTCACGCATGTCCTGCTGTCCAGCCAGACGACAGACAACAACGCTCTGACACCAGAG ATCATGAAGGAAGTTTGTCGAGCTTTGGGTAACGCAGCTGCCGATGACAGTAAATTATTACTGCTCAGCTCCGTGGGGACAGTTTTCTGCAGTGGCCTGGAGCCGTCCTACCTGATAGGGCGTCTGTCCACCGACCGCAGGAAAGAGAGCAGCCGTATCGCAGACGCTGTACG GGACTTTGTATTGGCATTCATCCACTTCAAGAAACCTATTGTGGTGGCAATAAACGGGCCTGCCCTGGGCTTGGGAGCTTCCATCCTGCCGCTGTGTGATGTGGTGTGGGCCAGTGAGAGAGCCTGGTTCCAAACTCCTTGTGCCGCCCTCCACCTCACCCCCTCTGGATGCTCCTCTTACACCTTTCCCCAGATACTTGGCGTAGCGCTA GCCAATGAGATGCTGTTCTGTGGAAGGAAACTCACAGCACAAGAGGCCTGTAGTCGAGGCCTTGTGTCACAGGTCTTCTGGCCAACCACATTCAACCAAGAAGTGATGCTGCGTGTGAAGGAAATGGCATCATGTAACGCTGTG gttttagaAGAGTCCAAATGCCTGGTGAGGAGTATCCTCATGTCCATCCTGGAGGAAGTGAATGAGAAAGAGTGTCAGATGCTGAAGCAGCTGTGGTGTTCAACCAAAGGACTGGAGGCACTGTTCAGCTACCTGCACAACAAGACGTATGAAAAGTAA